A genomic stretch from Verrucomicrobiota bacterium includes:
- a CDS encoding TIGR02206 family membrane protein — translation MNFLATAERFQFFSFSHWVVLVLVAGVFLWLHAAGKEDPDCDRACRQRKGLGLVLLVCYPLALAVRWSLNGASPYLTWANALPMHLCDWAAIAGGIALLTGKPLFAELTYFWALAGTLQGLLTPSLYHDFPHPIYFTFFLLHGSVVLAGLYLPLTLKWRPRPGARRRVILWTHVYGAMAVFVNQVGGRQVNYGFLREKPAGSLLEWMGDWPWYILWMMALVVFLAWLLFLPFDRQAKRREDLDGSETAIS, via the coding sequence ATGAATTTTCTCGCTACCGCTGAGCGCTTCCAGTTTTTCTCCTTCTCCCACTGGGTCGTGCTTGTGCTGGTGGCGGGTGTCTTCCTCTGGCTGCATGCCGCCGGAAAAGAGGACCCGGATTGTGACCGAGCTTGCCGACAGCGAAAAGGGCTCGGGTTGGTCCTGCTCGTTTGCTACCCGCTGGCCCTGGCGGTTCGTTGGAGTCTCAACGGGGCCAGTCCTTACCTGACTTGGGCCAATGCCCTCCCGATGCATTTGTGCGACTGGGCGGCCATTGCGGGGGGCATCGCCCTGCTGACCGGCAAGCCGCTCTTCGCCGAGCTGACCTATTTCTGGGCCCTAGCGGGGACCCTCCAGGGGCTGCTGACCCCGTCCCTCTACCACGATTTTCCCCATCCCATCTACTTCACCTTTTTTCTTCTGCACGGCTCCGTGGTGCTGGCTGGCCTGTATCTCCCGCTCACGCTGAAGTGGCGTCCACGGCCGGGAGCCCGCCGACGAGTCATTCTTTGGACGCACGTCTATGGGGCGATGGCTGTCTTCGTGAACCAAGTAGGCGGTCGCCAAGTCAACTACGGCTTTCTCCGTGAGAAGCCCGCGGGGTCGCTTTTGGAATGGATGGGGGACTGGCCTTGGTATATTCTTTGGATGATGGCGCTGGTGGTTTTTTTGGCCTGGCTTCTCTTCTTGCCCTTTGATCGCCAGGCGAAACGGCGGGAGGACTTGGACGGTTCTGAAACGGCTATTTCTTGA